Proteins encoded within one genomic window of Jiangella mangrovi:
- a CDS encoding 1-phosphofructokinase family hexose kinase, whose protein sequence is MAQSDVALFAPLPVLTLTVEDQAGRPDIHVHAGSQGVWQARMLVTLGSSVTMCCVLAGETGLVLRHLLEDEGVTVKAVQGVGRNGAYVHDRRGGERVEVAEAPSDSLTRHELDELYGITLSAALDAGAVLLSGPSDHQTDEDAVPADAYRRLAADLRAVGKPVIADLAGDRLSAVLESGLTVVKVSHEELLADGRAADGDQDSLVKAMHQVHEQGAEYVIVTRAHDPLLLLADGVVRIVRMPRLQAADTKGAGDSLTAGVTATLARGGDVEDAIRLGAAAGMLNVTRHGLGTGDVEAVLKLRELVTVERLEPGADDTGAAGREAKVTPRDLAERTQGS, encoded by the coding sequence ATGGCGCAGAGCGACGTCGCGTTGTTCGCCCCGTTGCCCGTGCTGACACTGACCGTCGAGGACCAGGCCGGCCGGCCCGACATCCACGTACACGCCGGCAGCCAGGGCGTCTGGCAGGCGCGGATGCTGGTCACGCTCGGGTCGTCGGTCACCATGTGCTGCGTGCTGGCCGGCGAGACCGGCCTGGTGCTGCGGCACCTGCTCGAGGACGAGGGCGTCACGGTCAAGGCCGTCCAGGGCGTCGGCCGCAACGGCGCCTACGTGCACGACCGCCGCGGCGGCGAGCGGGTCGAGGTCGCCGAGGCGCCGTCGGACTCGCTCACCCGGCACGAGCTGGACGAGCTCTACGGCATCACGCTCAGCGCGGCGCTCGACGCCGGTGCGGTGCTGCTCAGCGGGCCGTCGGACCACCAGACCGACGAGGACGCCGTCCCGGCCGACGCGTACCGGCGGCTGGCGGCCGACCTGCGTGCCGTCGGCAAGCCGGTCATCGCCGACCTCGCCGGCGACCGGCTGAGCGCCGTGCTGGAGAGCGGGCTGACGGTGGTCAAGGTCAGCCACGAGGAGCTGCTGGCCGACGGCCGGGCCGCCGACGGCGACCAGGACTCGCTGGTCAAGGCGATGCACCAGGTGCACGAGCAGGGCGCCGAGTACGTCATCGTCACGCGCGCGCACGACCCGCTGCTGCTGCTCGCCGACGGCGTCGTCCGCATCGTCCGGATGCCGCGGCTGCAGGCCGCCGACACCAAGGGCGCCGGCGACTCGCTCACCGCGGGCGTCACGGCGACGCTGGCCCGCGGCGGGGACGTCGAGGACGCGATCCGGCTCGGCGCGGCGGCCGGCATGCTCAACGTCACCCGGCACGGCCTGGGCACCGGCGACGTCGAGGCGGTGCTGAAGCTGCGCGAGCTGGTGACGGTGGAGCGGCTGGAGCCGGGCGCCGACGACACCGGAGCGGCCGGGCGGGAGGCGAAGGTCACCCCGCGCGACCTGGCGGAACGGACCCAGGGATCGTGA
- a CDS encoding endonuclease/exonuclease/phosphatase family protein has product MVVIGTWNLENLFRPGDADGRPPDQATYEAKLDALAGTIDRMAPDVLGVQEIGEAAALDDLVARLAGDWTTHVSANPDARGIRNAVISRLPVEESEDLAAFADGVGPVRASDGGALSTEMGRGALRVRVRTAGGDTVDVVTCHLKSKLLSYPGGRFNPRDESERARYGAFALYRRAAEAATVREWANTLLDGDGQGRSLVVCGDLNDEPAAATTQILLGPGGSEIGTAGENQPDKGDAWRLWNTAPLIAEPRRYSRIYRGRGELIDHILVSHELLRRIEKVDSLVDRGLPSVTDDPRVRAAAEDSDHAPIVATFRD; this is encoded by the coding sequence ATGGTCGTCATCGGCACGTGGAACCTGGAGAACCTGTTCCGACCCGGAGACGCGGACGGCCGGCCGCCGGACCAGGCGACCTACGAGGCCAAGCTGGACGCGCTGGCCGGCACCATCGACCGCATGGCGCCCGACGTGCTCGGCGTGCAGGAGATCGGCGAAGCGGCCGCGCTGGACGACCTCGTCGCGCGGCTCGCGGGCGACTGGACGACGCACGTGTCGGCGAACCCGGACGCCCGCGGCATCCGCAACGCCGTCATCTCCCGGCTCCCGGTCGAGGAGTCCGAGGACCTGGCCGCGTTCGCCGACGGCGTCGGCCCGGTCCGCGCGTCCGACGGCGGAGCGCTGTCGACGGAGATGGGCCGCGGCGCGCTGCGGGTGCGGGTGCGCACGGCCGGCGGCGACACCGTCGACGTCGTCACCTGCCACCTCAAGTCCAAGCTGCTGAGCTACCCGGGCGGCCGGTTCAACCCGCGCGACGAGTCCGAGCGGGCCCGCTACGGCGCCTTCGCCCTGTACCGCCGCGCGGCCGAGGCGGCCACCGTCCGTGAATGGGCGAACACCCTGCTCGACGGCGACGGTCAGGGCCGCTCGCTGGTCGTCTGCGGCGACCTCAACGACGAGCCCGCCGCCGCGACGACGCAGATCCTGCTCGGCCCCGGCGGCTCCGAGATCGGGACGGCCGGCGAGAACCAGCCCGACAAGGGCGACGCCTGGCGGCTCTGGAACACCGCGCCGCTCATCGCCGAGCCCCGCCGCTACAGCCGCATCTACCGTGGCCGCGGCGAGCTGATCGACCACATCCTCGTCTCGCACGAGCTGCTGCGGCGGATCGAGAAGGTCGACAGCCTGGTCGACCGCGGCCTTCCCTCCGTCACCGACGACCCGCGCGTCCGCGCCGCCGCCGAGGACTCCGACCACGCCCCGATCGTCGCGACCTTCAGGGACTGA
- a CDS encoding class I SAM-dependent methyltransferase, whose product METITGDAFGRVLERCHAAGARPGTEFTVIERDDGHVDVHDAAAYFAERESWPDVERRICTSATGRVLDVGCGAGRHAVPLAADGLEVVGVDTSPGAVAVACERGVDARIGSATALPAGLEPFDTVLLLGNNVGLLGSAQTAPVVLAELARVTVPGGRLLVSGIDPFDTDDAEHLGYHRWNRERGRLPGQCRIRVRHGRLATDWFDYLFVSEAELRALVAGSPWTVGRWERDGHVYAVELTRARQ is encoded by the coding sequence ATGGAGACGATCACCGGCGACGCGTTCGGCCGGGTGCTCGAGCGGTGCCACGCCGCCGGCGCCCGGCCCGGCACCGAGTTCACGGTCATCGAGCGCGACGACGGCCACGTCGACGTCCACGACGCGGCGGCCTACTTCGCCGAGCGGGAGAGCTGGCCGGACGTCGAGCGGCGCATCTGCACCAGCGCGACCGGGCGGGTGCTCGACGTCGGGTGCGGGGCCGGCCGGCACGCGGTGCCGCTGGCGGCCGACGGCCTCGAGGTCGTCGGGGTCGACACCTCGCCGGGCGCGGTCGCCGTCGCCTGCGAGCGCGGTGTCGACGCGCGGATCGGGTCGGCGACGGCGTTGCCCGCGGGCCTCGAGCCCTTCGACACCGTGCTGCTGCTCGGCAACAACGTCGGCCTGCTCGGGTCGGCGCAGACCGCCCCCGTGGTGCTGGCCGAGCTGGCCCGGGTCACCGTGCCCGGCGGCCGGCTGCTGGTGTCGGGCATCGACCCGTTCGACACCGACGACGCCGAGCACCTCGGCTACCACCGGTGGAACCGCGAGCGCGGCCGGCTGCCCGGGCAGTGCCGGATCCGGGTGCGCCACGGCCGGCTGGCGACGGACTGGTTCGACTACCTGTTCGTGTCGGAGGCGGAACTGCGCGCCCTGGTCGCCGGCTCGCCGTGGACCGTCGGCCGGTGGGAGCGCGACGGCCACGTCTACGCCGTCGAGCTCACTCGCGCGCGGCAGTGA
- the surE gene encoding 5'/3'-nucleotidase SurE — translation MSGPKRTLVTNDDGVDAPGLRVLAGVARDLGLEVVVAAPAVQFSGSSASIVAGLEDRDRIALDRRRLEGLDDVLTYAVGAAPGLISLIAAYGAFGDPPDVVLSGVNHGANVGRAILHSGTVGAALTAGINGARGLAVSLDVGLAAEFGLERPDHEPHWATAADLAGRMLPFLLDQRPGTVLNLNVPDRDPGDVAALRTAPLAEFGIVQTTMTEHADDHIRLTVTDMSDPPAPGTDAALLADGHAVVTAVRSVTEADSPALAELVDGLTAARE, via the coding sequence GTGAGCGGCCCGAAGCGCACCCTCGTCACCAACGACGACGGTGTCGACGCACCGGGCCTGCGCGTGCTGGCCGGCGTCGCCCGCGACCTCGGGCTCGAGGTCGTCGTGGCGGCGCCGGCGGTCCAGTTCAGCGGCAGCAGCGCGTCCATCGTCGCCGGGCTCGAGGACCGCGACCGCATCGCGCTGGACCGGCGCCGGCTGGAGGGCCTGGACGACGTGCTCACCTATGCCGTCGGCGCCGCCCCCGGGCTGATCTCGCTGATCGCGGCGTACGGCGCCTTCGGCGACCCGCCCGACGTCGTGCTGTCCGGGGTCAACCACGGCGCCAACGTGGGCCGCGCGATCCTGCACTCGGGCACCGTCGGCGCCGCGCTCACGGCCGGCATCAACGGCGCGCGCGGCCTGGCCGTCTCGCTCGACGTCGGGCTGGCCGCCGAGTTCGGGCTGGAGCGTCCCGACCACGAGCCGCACTGGGCGACGGCAGCCGACCTGGCCGGGCGGATGCTGCCGTTCCTGCTGGACCAGCGGCCGGGGACGGTGCTCAACCTCAACGTCCCCGACCGCGACCCCGGCGACGTGGCCGCCCTGCGGACCGCGCCGCTGGCGGAGTTCGGCATCGTCCAGACGACCATGACCGAGCACGCCGACGACCACATCCGCCTCACCGTCACCGACATGTCCGATCCACCCGCGCCCGGCACCGACGCCGCGCTGCTGGCCGACGGGCACGCCGTCGTCACCGCCGTCCGCTCGGTCACCGAGGCCGACTCGCCCGCGCTGGCGGAGCTGGTCGACGGTCTCACTGCCGCGCGCGAGTGA
- the nhaA gene encoding Na+/H+ antiporter NhaA, protein MATGQTLRSRRLASPIREFISTQSSGAVVLLAATVVALAWANSPWSDTYEEFWHTELAIRLGGAELSLDLRHWVNDGLMALFFFVVGLEIRREFDMGELRERSRVATPVLAALGGMAVPALLYLAVNAGDSAVHGWAIVMGTDTAFALGVLALAGDRASPRTRTFVLTLVIVDDIVALTIIAIAYSDDVSLAALAVAVALFGVVLALKHGGVRHGVPYFLVGSGVWLATLISGVHATLAGIALGLLASAFPPSREALERVGAVWRLFREQPVPEYARSASRTLATAISPNERLQHLFHPWTNYLIVPVFALANAGMVINGEVLREAATSPITLGIVLGLVVGKPVGIIGVTWLASRFGFPLTVSWPQLIGAGTIGGVGFTVSLLIAGIAFEGHELDDAKLGILAASLIATLLALLVFRVVGRLPQRTRAAGQDRLVAPIVDLADPVDPDVDHIRGPVDARVTLVEYGDFECPYCGRAEPVLRELTQAFGDDLTFVFRHLPLTDVHEHAQLAAEAAEAAGKQGKFWEMHDLLLTHQDALTYEDLLRYAADLELDAQRFARTLSSRHFALRITRDVESAEQSGVAGTPTFFVNGQRHHGAYDLESLRAAITRELGNTTGVTHLQGDDPGR, encoded by the coding sequence ATGGCCACAGGGCAGACGCTGCGGTCCCGCCGCCTGGCGTCGCCGATCCGCGAGTTCATCTCGACGCAGAGCTCGGGCGCCGTGGTGCTGCTGGCCGCCACGGTGGTGGCGCTGGCCTGGGCGAACTCACCGTGGTCGGACACCTACGAGGAGTTCTGGCACACCGAGCTCGCGATCCGGCTCGGCGGCGCGGAGCTGTCGCTGGACCTGCGGCACTGGGTCAACGACGGACTGATGGCGCTGTTCTTCTTCGTCGTCGGGCTGGAGATCCGGCGCGAGTTCGACATGGGCGAGCTGCGCGAGCGCAGCCGGGTCGCCACGCCGGTGCTGGCCGCGCTGGGCGGCATGGCCGTCCCGGCGCTGCTGTACCTGGCCGTCAACGCCGGAGACTCCGCGGTGCACGGCTGGGCCATCGTCATGGGCACCGACACCGCGTTCGCTCTCGGGGTGCTGGCTCTGGCCGGCGACCGCGCGTCGCCGCGGACCCGGACGTTCGTGCTGACGCTGGTGATCGTCGACGACATCGTGGCGCTGACGATCATCGCGATCGCCTACTCCGACGACGTGTCCCTGGCCGCGCTCGCCGTCGCCGTCGCCCTGTTCGGCGTCGTGCTCGCGCTCAAGCACGGCGGGGTCCGCCACGGCGTCCCGTACTTCCTGGTCGGCTCCGGCGTCTGGCTGGCCACGCTGATCTCCGGGGTGCACGCGACGCTGGCCGGCATCGCCCTCGGCCTGCTCGCGTCGGCCTTCCCGCCGTCGCGCGAGGCCCTCGAGCGGGTCGGCGCGGTGTGGCGGCTCTTCCGCGAGCAGCCGGTGCCGGAGTACGCGCGGTCGGCCAGCCGCACGCTCGCGACCGCGATCTCGCCGAACGAGCGGCTGCAGCACCTGTTCCACCCGTGGACCAACTACCTCATCGTGCCGGTGTTCGCGCTGGCCAACGCCGGCATGGTCATCAACGGCGAGGTGCTGCGCGAGGCGGCGACGTCACCGATCACGCTGGGCATCGTGCTCGGGCTGGTGGTCGGCAAGCCGGTCGGCATCATCGGCGTGACCTGGCTGGCGAGCCGGTTCGGGTTCCCGCTGACGGTGTCCTGGCCCCAGCTGATCGGGGCCGGGACCATCGGCGGCGTCGGGTTCACGGTCTCGCTGCTCATCGCCGGCATCGCGTTCGAGGGGCACGAGCTCGACGACGCCAAGCTCGGCATCCTGGCCGCGTCGCTGATCGCCACGCTGCTCGCGCTGCTGGTGTTCCGGGTCGTCGGCCGGCTGCCGCAGCGGACCCGGGCGGCCGGGCAGGACCGGCTGGTGGCGCCGATCGTCGACCTCGCCGACCCGGTCGACCCCGACGTCGACCACATCCGCGGCCCCGTCGACGCCCGGGTCACGCTGGTCGAGTACGGCGACTTCGAATGCCCCTACTGCGGCCGGGCCGAGCCGGTGCTGCGCGAGCTGACGCAGGCGTTCGGCGACGACCTCACGTTCGTCTTCCGGCACCTGCCGCTCACCGACGTCCACGAGCACGCCCAGCTCGCCGCCGAAGCCGCGGAAGCCGCCGGCAAGCAGGGGAAGTTCTGGGAGATGCACGACCTCCTGCTCACCCACCAGGACGCCCTCACCTACGAGGACCTGCTGCGTTACGCCGCCGACCTGGAGCTGGACGCGCAACGGTTCGCCCGCACGCTCTCGTCGCGGCACTTCGCGCTGCGCATCACCCGCGACGTCGAGAGCGCCGAGCAGAGCGGCGTCGCCGGCACGCCCACGTTCTTCGTCAACGGCCAGCGCCACCACGGCGCCTACGACCTCGAGTCGCTGCGGGCGGCCATCACCCGAGAACTCGGAAACACCACGGGTGTGACTCACCTCCAGGGCGACGATCCGGGCAGATGA
- a CDS encoding alpha/beta fold hydrolase — protein MTTDRLPVVFVHGLWLHAESWEPWVELFRESGYEPRAPGWPGDSATADETRANPERVAGFGIDDVVEHYAEIVRGLDRPPVLVGHSFGGLIVQRLLGENLGAAAVAIDPAPIKGVMYLPPSSLRVASIALRNPANRKRAVALDRAQFRYGFGNALTEQESDELYERCATPSPGRPLFEAAFANFTRSSPAKVDVRNATRGPLLLTLGGKDHTVAPAIVRTTARLYRKSSASTELRQYPDRGHSLTIDSGWRVVADDVLAWLKARGF, from the coding sequence GTGACCACCGATCGTCTTCCCGTCGTCTTCGTCCACGGCCTCTGGCTGCACGCCGAGTCATGGGAGCCGTGGGTCGAGCTGTTCCGCGAGTCCGGCTACGAGCCCCGGGCCCCCGGCTGGCCGGGCGACTCGGCGACCGCCGACGAGACCCGCGCCAACCCCGAGCGGGTCGCCGGGTTCGGCATCGACGACGTCGTCGAGCACTACGCCGAGATCGTCCGCGGCCTCGACCGCCCGCCGGTCCTCGTCGGCCACTCGTTCGGCGGGCTGATCGTGCAGCGGCTGCTCGGCGAGAACCTCGGCGCCGCGGCCGTCGCCATCGACCCGGCGCCGATCAAGGGCGTCATGTACCTGCCGCCGTCGTCGCTGCGGGTGGCGTCGATCGCGCTGCGCAACCCGGCCAACCGCAAGAGAGCCGTCGCGCTGGACCGCGCGCAGTTCCGGTACGGGTTCGGCAACGCACTCACCGAGCAGGAGTCCGACGAGCTGTACGAGCGCTGTGCGACCCCGTCGCCCGGCCGGCCGCTGTTCGAGGCCGCGTTCGCCAACTTCACCCGGTCGTCGCCGGCGAAGGTCGACGTCCGCAACGCCACCCGCGGTCCGCTGCTGCTGACGCTCGGCGGCAAGGATCACACCGTCGCGCCGGCGATCGTGCGCACCACCGCCCGGCTGTACCGGAAGTCGTCGGCCTCGACCGAGCTGCGCCAGTACCCCGACCGCGGCCACAGCCTGACCATCGACAGCGGCTGGCGGGTCGTCGCCGACGACGTTCTCGCCTGGCTGAAAGCGCGTGGCTTCTGA
- a CDS encoding FAD-dependent oxidoreductase: protein MSAPEPTRRTVLGAAGAGAFLIASGAGATLSGASTAAAAADAVVGPDQHPGLRYWYPVPRDPGVVRTDVCVYGGTSAGVTAAVRAAQAGRSVALVVFGRHLGGLSSAGLGATDTGRIESIGGLSREFYRRLGAHYGRPESFTFEPHVAEQTFDAWVEEAGVQVYRDHRLEDVRMLGDRIHSLRAENGKVFIADAFIDASYEGDLMATAGVSYTVGREANATYGETLNGVQFRTGHQFQRQIDPYVVPGDPSSGLLQGVMPDEPGTTGQGDDRIQAFNFRICLTRAADRRPFPRPPGYDAGRYELLLRYLRAGVWDAMRLNTPMPNGKTDMNNNGAVSTDNIGRNYAWPDGDHATREAIFQDHVTYQQGMLWFLANDPRVPDAIRAEVNAWGLTNDEFTGTGGWSHELYIREARRMLGDYVITEHDCRWTVAAPDSIALASYTMDSHNCARVVVGGFARNEGDVQVPPAGPYGISYRAIVPQRGECTNLLVACAISASHIAFGSARMEPVFMATGHAAAVAADLALSGGVAVQDVHYPTLRQRLRADGMVITWPPNAGVLAFDAPAELHPGVAGDVTVTFTNEEVTTVSAVRLMLTAPSGWTVTPSTPVEAEAVEPGAEFAATWRVTAAAPAEPVSQAALDATVTYSGDVSHSATQAVAVAEPVQAPLETAASTRAHFGQRGSRLAILSNGADLWDGIDQYGAIFHDGAAGPTTTATVTVVSQEATDPNARAGLVFRNDLRAAGTSTGYVALVVKPENGLLLLWDADGSGTVESVLRAVLTPSPSPVHLRLVRSQQRFTGSYSLDGTTWQPVGSIDLPTAAATQDVGVLSCAHVQDRLGLAVFENLVVG, encoded by the coding sequence ATGTCCGCCCCCGAACCCACCCGACGGACCGTCCTCGGCGCGGCCGGAGCCGGTGCCTTCCTGATCGCCAGCGGAGCCGGCGCGACCCTTTCCGGCGCGTCCACGGCGGCGGCCGCAGCGGACGCCGTCGTCGGGCCCGATCAGCACCCCGGGCTGCGCTACTGGTACCCGGTCCCGCGCGACCCGGGCGTCGTGCGCACGGACGTGTGCGTCTACGGCGGCACGTCGGCGGGGGTGACGGCGGCAGTGCGCGCCGCGCAGGCCGGCCGCAGCGTCGCGCTCGTGGTGTTCGGCCGGCACCTGGGCGGCCTCAGCTCGGCCGGGCTGGGCGCGACCGACACCGGGCGGATCGAGTCGATCGGCGGGCTGAGCCGCGAGTTCTACCGGCGCCTCGGCGCGCACTACGGCCGCCCGGAGTCGTTCACGTTCGAGCCGCACGTCGCCGAGCAGACCTTCGACGCGTGGGTCGAGGAGGCCGGAGTCCAGGTCTACCGCGACCACCGGCTCGAGGACGTCCGCATGCTCGGCGACCGGATCCACTCGCTGCGCGCCGAGAACGGCAAGGTCTTCATCGCCGACGCGTTCATCGACGCGAGCTACGAGGGCGACCTGATGGCGACGGCCGGCGTGAGCTACACCGTCGGCCGCGAGGCGAACGCGACCTACGGCGAGACGCTCAACGGCGTCCAGTTCCGCACCGGCCACCAGTTCCAGCGCCAGATCGACCCGTACGTCGTCCCCGGCGACCCGTCCAGCGGCCTCCTCCAGGGCGTGATGCCGGACGAACCCGGCACGACCGGGCAGGGCGACGACCGCATCCAGGCGTTCAACTTCCGCATCTGCCTGACCCGCGCGGCCGACCGGCGCCCGTTCCCGCGGCCGCCCGGCTATGACGCGGGCCGGTACGAGCTGCTGTTGCGCTACCTGCGGGCCGGCGTCTGGGACGCGATGCGGCTGAACACGCCGATGCCGAACGGCAAGACCGATATGAACAACAACGGCGCCGTGAGCACGGACAACATCGGCCGCAACTACGCCTGGCCCGACGGCGACCACGCCACCCGCGAGGCGATCTTCCAGGACCACGTGACCTACCAGCAGGGGATGCTCTGGTTCCTGGCCAACGACCCGCGGGTGCCCGACGCGATCCGGGCCGAGGTCAACGCCTGGGGCCTGACGAACGACGAGTTCACCGGCACCGGCGGCTGGTCGCATGAGCTGTACATCCGCGAGGCGCGGCGCATGCTCGGCGACTACGTCATCACCGAGCACGACTGCCGGTGGACGGTGGCCGCGCCGGACTCGATCGCGCTGGCGTCGTACACGATGGACTCGCACAACTGTGCGCGCGTGGTGGTCGGCGGGTTCGCCCGCAACGAGGGCGACGTGCAGGTGCCGCCGGCCGGGCCGTACGGTATCTCCTACCGCGCCATCGTCCCCCAGCGCGGCGAGTGCACGAACCTGCTGGTCGCGTGCGCGATCTCGGCCTCGCACATCGCGTTCGGGTCGGCCCGCATGGAGCCGGTGTTCATGGCGACGGGGCACGCGGCGGCGGTCGCGGCGGACCTCGCGCTGTCCGGCGGCGTCGCCGTCCAGGACGTGCACTACCCGACGCTGCGGCAGCGGCTGCGCGCGGACGGCATGGTCATCACCTGGCCGCCGAACGCCGGCGTGCTCGCCTTCGACGCGCCGGCCGAGCTGCACCCCGGCGTTGCGGGCGACGTCACCGTCACCTTCACCAACGAGGAGGTGACGACGGTGTCAGCGGTGCGGCTGATGCTGACCGCCCCCTCCGGCTGGACGGTGACGCCGTCGACCCCCGTGGAGGCCGAGGCGGTCGAGCCGGGCGCGGAGTTCGCGGCGACCTGGCGGGTGACGGCGGCGGCCCCGGCCGAGCCGGTGTCGCAGGCGGCGCTGGACGCGACGGTCACGTACTCCGGGGACGTGAGTCACAGCGCGACGCAGGCGGTCGCCGTCGCCGAACCCGTGCAGGCGCCGCTGGAGACCGCCGCGTCGACGCGGGCGCACTTCGGGCAGCGCGGGTCGCGGCTGGCGATCCTGAGCAACGGCGCCGACCTGTGGGACGGCATCGACCAGTACGGCGCGATCTTCCACGACGGCGCCGCCGGCCCCACGACGACGGCCACGGTCACCGTCGTGTCGCAGGAGGCCACCGACCCCAACGCGCGCGCCGGCCTGGTGTTCCGCAACGACCTGCGCGCCGCGGGGACGTCGACCGGCTACGTGGCGCTGGTGGTCAAGCCCGAGAACGGCCTGCTGCTGCTCTGGGACGCCGACGGCAGCGGGACGGTCGAGTCGGTGCTGCGCGCGGTGCTGACGCCGTCGCCGTCCCCCGTCCACCTGCGGCTGGTCCGGTCGCAGCAGCGGTTCACCGGTTCCTACAGCCTCGACGGGACGACGTGGCAGCCGGTCGGCTCGATCGACCTGCCGACGGCGGCCGCGACGCAGGACGTGGGCGTGCTCTCCTGCGCCCACGTCCAGGACCGGCTCGGCCTCGCCGTGTTCGAGAACCTCGTGGTCGGCTGA
- a CDS encoding GlsB/YeaQ/YmgE family stress response membrane protein translates to MEVDGIISALIVGAVIGILGRLAVPGKQSIPIWLTVAIGIVAALIGSAIVGPLRDTDGIDWIEIIVQVALAAVGVLLATSMRSKRT, encoded by the coding sequence GTGGAGGTCGACGGCATCATCTCGGCGCTCATCGTCGGCGCCGTCATCGGCATCCTGGGCCGGCTCGCCGTGCCCGGAAAGCAGTCGATCCCGATCTGGCTGACGGTGGCCATCGGCATCGTCGCCGCGCTCATCGGCTCGGCCATCGTCGGCCCGCTGCGCGACACCGACGGCATCGACTGGATCGAGATCATCGTGCAGGTGGCCCTCGCCGCCGTGGGCGTCCTGCTGGCGACGTCCATGCGGTCGAAGCGCACCTGA
- a CDS encoding DUF2630 family protein, whose protein sequence is MQDDDIRARISALVEDEHDLRQRLQSGEISTDEEHARLRQVEEQLDQCWDLLRQRRARVEAGQNPDEAAARPVGEVEGYLQ, encoded by the coding sequence ATGCAGGACGACGACATCAGGGCCCGGATCAGCGCACTCGTCGAGGACGAGCACGACCTGCGGCAGCGCCTGCAGTCCGGCGAGATCTCCACCGACGAGGAGCACGCCCGGCTCCGACAGGTCGAGGAGCAGCTCGACCAGTGCTGGGACCTGCTGCGCCAGCGCCGCGCCCGGGTCGAGGCCGGCCAGAACCCCGACGAGGCCGCCGCGCGTCCCGTCGGCGAGGTCGAGGGCTACCTGCAGTAG
- a CDS encoding UdgX family uracil-DNA binding protein (This protein belongs to the uracil DNA glycosylase superfamily, members of which act in excision repair of DNA. However, it belongs more specifically to UdgX branch, whose founding member was found to bind uracil in DNA (where it does not belong), without cleaving it, appears to promote DNA repair by a pathway involving RecA, rather than base excision.) encodes MPEAAVPPTRSLTRLRSAAADCRACDLYRDATQTVFGEGPRDAAVMLVGETPGDVEDREGRPFAGPAGRLLDRALEEAGLDRDRAYVSNAVKHFRFHREGKRRIHEKPDAGQIAACRPWLRAELAAVRPRVLVVLGATAAATILGRSFRVTKQHGEALEWADYAAGSPLTTDDGPPIDDAVVVATVHPSAVLRSRERDAAYAGFVADLGTVARVLA; translated from the coding sequence ATGCCTGAGGCCGCGGTCCCGCCGACGCGGTCGCTCACCCGGCTGCGCAGCGCGGCAGCGGACTGCCGGGCCTGCGACCTGTACCGCGACGCCACCCAGACGGTGTTCGGCGAGGGTCCGCGCGACGCCGCGGTGATGCTGGTCGGCGAGACGCCGGGCGACGTCGAGGACCGCGAGGGCCGGCCGTTCGCCGGACCGGCCGGCCGGCTCCTCGACCGCGCGCTCGAGGAGGCGGGCCTCGACCGTGACCGGGCCTACGTCTCCAACGCCGTCAAGCACTTCCGGTTCCACCGCGAGGGCAAGCGGCGCATCCACGAGAAGCCCGACGCGGGCCAGATCGCCGCCTGCAGGCCCTGGCTGCGGGCCGAGCTGGCCGCCGTCCGGCCGCGGGTGCTGGTGGTGCTGGGCGCCACGGCGGCCGCGACGATCCTGGGCCGGTCGTTCCGCGTCACGAAGCAGCACGGCGAGGCGCTGGAGTGGGCCGACTACGCCGCGGGCTCGCCGCTCACGACCGACGACGGACCGCCGATCGACGACGCGGTGGTGGTCGCCACCGTCCACCCGTCGGCGGTGCTGCGCTCCCGCGAGCGGGACGCGGCGTACGCCGGCTTCGTCGCCGACCTCGGGACCGTCGCGCGCGTGCTGGCCTAG